The following DNA comes from Camelina sativa cultivar DH55 chromosome 14, Cs, whole genome shotgun sequence.
TGAGCTgcaaaattaaaacatgaaaaatatgtGATCAGCACTACTgcttaaaatgattaaaatgatCATGCTGTGTGTTTcttagtaataataaaaaaatcttacgTACCACGTAAAACCGGTTTCTATCATCATTCAAAGCATGATCCGAAGGCCAATCAGGCAATCTACCTTGGAAGACGATGACACCATCTGACACTGACACTGCGCTACCATGAAAGTGAGGTATGAAGGGCTCCTTGGGGGTCACTGCCGCTATGCAACATTATTAATCAGCAAgtgagatttgattttatagtaCTCTCTTGATCACTtgtatttaaaacaaaaaaacaaaaaaattattgcaCCACAATTATATTAGTCACCTTCATCTTGATTTTGGACTACTACTTTTTTCGGTCTAGCAATAGAAACGGCCAAATCCATAACTGTGAAGTTCCATTTCATCAACTTTAACCTGAAAGGTTTGCTGGAATGGAGGGATAGCTGCTGGATCGTGTGCAAGAAGAGTAAAGTAGTAGGAAGACACAAAGCTCATTGTCGTGATGCCTTTCTGTACGGCATCCAGCTTGAAATTTGTCCCCTGAGAGATCAGATGAATTCTAAGAGAGAGTTTAAATTCTTGGATGTGGTATAACACAGGACATGTTGATGAAgcaccaaatatatatataccagattttaacccgcggtacaccacgaaacaattttttaaaaaataataacattttaattttgtttttgttttttatatttagtttgttttgtttaactaaataataattttgtttggattatcaattattataacaataataggggaaataaatacataaatatgtaatttaattataagctattgtcggaTTAAATCACAATTTtactaatgatttaattgttttacaaattttaagttaaattaccctgatttaatatgtctaatattcttatattagtggtattgaccaaataattaaaggaagatttaacccgtgtttcaaaaccgaattaataatatttatatttagattaatgttaattcaaactgtcatgttaataacatgtcccgctatataacaacaaaaccgtcatattagtggtttaacccgtgtttcaaaaccttcatattagtggttttaatgttgtaaataaaacaaattaaataaccaaaacttcaaagGCATAAcgcaaaatatacttcaaaaataataatatagatagaATTATAGATAtagaggtagagagagagaaagaatagTTATTGAATAATGAATATTACCTGCAAAATATGAAGGCCCAACAAAGCATAACGCTCGAGCAAGAGCTTATAAGTAGTATGACGAATACCTTGGGGTCCACAGTGGAAGGGAAGCATTCTCCTAAGTACTACTGGACTTCGATACTCATCGatatcaaaaccctaattaaagaAGACCCcccatcatcaatcatcaatgTAATTAATCAGAGTTAGCCTTTCCTAAaagcgatatatatatatatatatatatatatatatatataaccctaGATCTAACAATATATACACTAATCAGTTTAGGTAGCAAAAATTCACCTCGTCTTATTAGAAAAATTCTTGGGGGTGAACCACTCTTATTCACtccctcttaattaaccaatcaaaatacaacaaactgcgatgtcatatcatatttataaaataaatcaaaaattaaaataaaaagacgaaacaagttaaggaaaccgattatgtagattttttattaaggaaatgatgttggtttaggtttataaaataacgattagagtttagattttataattaaacgaaatcatatgacggtttgggtttacaaaatagtggttagggtttagtttttacaattaaacaaaattatatgtcgttttggatttacaaaagagtggttagagtttagggtataaattttataattaaatgaaattatatgtcgatttgggtttacaaaagagttgttagagtttagggtttagattttataattaaacgaaattatatgtcggtttgggtttacaaaagagtggttaggatttagattttaaaattaagaaaaattatatgtcggtttgggtttacaaaagagtggttagggtttagattttaaaattaagcaaaattatatgtcagtttgggtttacataagagtggttagggtttagattttaaaattaagcaaaattataagtcagtttgggtttacaaaagagtggttagggttttagattttaaaattaagcaaaattatatatcggtttgggtttataaaatagtggttagggtttatattttaaaattaagcaaaattatatgtcggtttgggtttacaaaaaagtggttaaggtttatattttaaaattaagcaaaattatatgtcggtttgggtttataaaatagtggttagggtttatattttaattttggtttataaaaagagtgatttgggtttagatgttataatttaaaactataatataatgtttagaattaataattttaaaattaattgatatacagaatttgttttcttaatcaataatttgtttccttaagtAAGAGAGGGTGAATAAgaaaggttcacccctaggggtgaatcCAAAAATTGTCCactttattaacgttataataattattgcgattgtaatcatttgttactcaaactcggctgtgtcatttaaatttaagagatcatatagtctctaaagatctattaaaataggtttgaagatttttatgggattaaaaatttaatgtgtaGAGATGTTGCCATAAAGCTATCTATGAcaataaatgtatcaaattaggtcaatttaaatagttccattaaatgaATTTTCAggaattattattttaggaaaatagttaggagttaatattgtaaataaaacaaattaaataacaaaaatttcgagggcataacacaaaatatacttcaaaaataataatatagatagaattatagatatagagagagagagagaaagaatagTTATTGAATAATGAATATTACCTGCAAAATATGAAGGCCCAACAAAGCATAACGCTCGAGCAAGAGCTTATAAGTAGTATGACGAATACCTTGGGGTCCACAGTGGAAGGGAAGCATTCTCCTAAGTACTACTGGACTTCGATACTCATCGATATCAAACCCTAATTAAAGAAGACCCcccatcatcaatcatcaatgTAATTAATCAGAGTTAGCCTTTCGTAAaagcgatatatatatatatatatatatatatatataaccctaGATCTAACAATATATACACTAATCAGTTTAGGTAGCAATCCCATAAAGAAACAACACTATATAACCTATATAATTTAGGGTCaagaatataatttatgtgtgaATAAAGAgcaacaaaattaaatcatatgGAAGATGAAAGAATATTACATCGGATTCCGCCGCTACACGccagtatattattattttgaaataatttatttttgaaaaaaaaaactaaggaaaaaaaaatgaggaataaatcacttaaaaaaaaaacacaatatttttagaagataaataaaatggcgggaaaacaaaagggaagAAGAGCCCGGAGGTGGCAATGGCAATGGCAATGAACCTTACNNNNNNNNNNNNNNNNNNNNNNNNNNNNNNNNNNNNNNNNNNNNNNNNNNNNNNNNaaaaaaaattcaatttccGATGGATTCCGATTCAGACCCCGATGGTTCTCACGTCTCCGCCACTCCTCCCCGAGACCCATTTCCACCACCTCCTAGACCTCCTCAGCCACCGCCAGTCTCCCTTAAAGttgcgtcttcttcttcttctcactcgAAGCCCAAAGCTCCAAATCCTTCACATAAAGCTCCAACCCAGTCCTCtctccctcctcctccatctccCTTATTCACCAATCTCCCCTTCCGGATCTGCGAATCCAAACCCGTTGTGTTCTCCTCTTCTGTTTCGTCCTTCGCCAGACTCCGCAGCAGAGCTTCTCTCACAACATCTGACGAGAAATTGAAACCGGACGGCGCCGATTGTGTGGTGGAGCCACCTCCGGTAGTAGTGGCAGTAAACGCACCTCCAAAACCCGTTAGGAGAAAGCCTCCCAATCTAATCACCGATACTATAACTTCTCCGCCGGTGAAACCTCCGGTGTTTCGTACCACCGGTAACGGCGAGGGTAATTTCGTGAAATTGAACTTAAACGGCAAGAGAGGGAAGAAGTTTCCCAGCAAATACAAGGGCGTCTCCAAATCTAGAAGCAGTTACGCTTTCAGAGGGAAGAGatacaagaagaaagaagctgatGGCCAAGGCGAATCCTTGTTGGAGGAAGACTCTGATTTGCAGAAACAGGTTGAAGATGAAGCTAATGGTTTCATCAGCTCAGTCGAGGATGCGATTCTTGCTGTAAAGGCTGAGGCTTCTGATGAGAATCTGACGAAGCTGTTGAATTTAGTGTATGGTTATGATTCTTTTCGAGATGGGCAGTTGCAGGGGATCAAGATGGTTCTTGGTGGGAGTTCAACCATGCTGGTGTTGCCTACTGGTGCTGGTAAGTCTCTCTGCTACCAGGTTCCGGCAATGATTCTTCCGGGAATCACGCTTGTAGTGAGTCCTTTGGTTTCGCTGATGATCGATCAGTTGAAGCATTTGCCTTCAATTATTAAGGGTGGTCTCTTGAGCAGTAGCCAGGTGTGTGTCacaacatgttttttttatatatattgaggTCGTTTTCTTGTCTTTAGAAGTTACTAATGGAGTCTGCTTTGGGGATTTGTTTCAATAGAGACCTGAGGAAGCAACAGAAACATTGCGGAAACTTAAAGAAGGCATAATAAAGGTACGTTCTGTTAGGAAGTTTTGGACGGCTTTACCTTTGATAAGACTGTGTGGTATTGTTTAAGGAACTTAGCGACGTGATAAGCTATTTGATTTGGAAATACATTCATTGGTTTTATTGTTTAATTTCAGGTTCTCTTTGTATCTCCCGAGAGACTTCTCAATGTAGAATTTTTGTCAATGTTTCGCATGTCTCTATCTGTGTCACTTGTTGTTGTGGATGAGGCACATTGCGTATCAGAATGGTGAGCTTCTTGTCAACTGGTAGACTGCGTTTCTCTGTTGACTGTAGTATCTACtgtttttccttgttttttctGTCTTGGTGATTAAGAGCTACTCTAAACAGGTCTCATAACTTCCGCCCTTCATATATGAGACTCAAGGCATCAATGCTGTTTTCTGAACTCAAGGCAGAATGTATTCTTGCGATGACTGCAACCGCCACTACAATGACTCTTCAGGCTGTCATGTCTGCACTAGAGATACCGTCAACCAATCTTATTCAGAAGTCACAACTGAGGGACAATTTTGAGTTGTCTGTCTCATTGAGTGGAGCTAACAGGCAAGTgctttgtttatattttcaCCTTTTGCTCCTCCTCTAGTTGTTACTGAGTGAGATCTGAAATTAAACAGAATGAAAGATCTATTGATTTTGATGGAGTCTCATCCATATAAGGAGATTCGAAGCATCATTGTGTACTGCAAATTTCAGGTGAAAGTACTTAATAATCTACAGCCTTTTTTTCACGCtttacaaaatacatttttGATGTCTTACTGTATCATGCATGATGCTAACTTAAGCAACTTTGGGCGGTGTTTGCGCAGTATGAGACTGACATGATAAGCAAGTATTTACGCGATAACAACATCAATGCAAAGGTTGTTTCCATTTTAAAATCTCCGATATACCTGTATCTATGGCTGATTACACCCTAATCAAGCTTAACTCGATCTATTCAGGGTTATCACAGTGGTCTTCCTGCGAAGGACCGTGTTCGCATTCAGGAGTCATTTTGTTCCAACAAGATTAGAGTGGTGAGAAAACAAGTTCACTGATTTCCATACGCTTTGTGTCCAATTTACTCATCCAAACTACCACTGAAAGTTAAGCAGATGTCagtattcaaatattttttatgttatggAAGGTTGTTGCAACTGTGGCATTCGGCATGGGACTTGACAAGGGAGATGTTGGAGCTGTAAGTCTAATGCAAACCCTTAGCATGCTTGAACATATCTTCAACTACTCGCATCTTGTATAATAGTATACATGCTTCTAAATTTTCTGAGTCTGCTTTAGGTAATCCACTTCAGCGTGCCAGGCAGTTTGGAAGAATACGTTCAGGttcaaaccttttttgtttccaGGTTCCTTTTCAAGCTTAGTGATCACTGTGCACATAACGTTCTCGGGAAGCTGATTGAAAATGTTACAGGAAATTGGACGTGCTGGTCGCGACGGGCGATTGTCTTATTGTCATCTCTTTTATGATAATGAGACATATCTAAAGCTTCGGAGTCTTTCACACAGGTGATTGGTGTGGGAATAATCATCTGTCGTGGCATTGAATTAAGAGAATTTTAAGCTTACCTTTGCTTTTTCCCCTTCTTCTTCAGTGATGGTGTCGATGAATATGCAGTTGGAAAATTTCTCACCCATGTGTTTTCCACTGAGACAAAACAACATGAGAAGATAAGCTCGCTAGTTATTGAATCTGCCTCTCTCAAATTTGACATGAAGGAAGAGGTTTGTTTAAAAACTTAATGTCATTTCTTGAAACCCATTGTTCTCTACCTTTATATTATCAAGTGTTTGATCTTGTGAGATGGTGGGCGGAGAAAAAGGTTTTAGAAAGGATATTCTGAATTTTCACTGTGGATCTGGCAGGTTATGCAAACGATTTTGACACATTTGGAGCTGGGGGAAGTTCAATACCTACGTATGCTTCCACAACTTAACGTCTGTTGCACTTTGAATTTCCACAAGGTAGGGAAGCTGTTATCTGAATACTTTCGTGTTTAGTGACAAGTTCCACTATATTATGTTAATGGTGTATGTTCGAGAATTTTG
Coding sequences within:
- the LOC104741390 gene encoding ATP-dependent DNA helicase Q-like 5, producing MDSDSDPDGSHVSATPPRDPFPPPPRPPQPPPVSLKVASSSSSHSKPKAPNPSHKAPTQSSLPPPPSPLFTNLPFRICESKPVVFSSSVSSFARLRSRASLTTSDEKLKPDGADCVVEPPPVVVAVNAPPKPVRRKPPNLITDTITSPPVKPPVFRTTGNGEGNFVKLNLNGKRGKKFPSKYKGVSKSRSSYAFRGKRYKKKEADGQGESLLEEDSDLQKQVEDEANGFISSVEDAILAVKAEASDENLTKLLNLVYGYDSFRDGQLQGIKMVLGGSSTMLVLPTGAGKSLCYQVPAMILPGITLVVSPLVSLMIDQLKHLPSIIKGGLLSSSQRPEEATETLRKLKEGIIKVLFVSPERLLNVEFLSMFRMSLSVSLVVVDEAHCVSEWSHNFRPSYMRLKASMLFSELKAECILAMTATATTMTLQAVMSALEIPSTNLIQKSQLRDNFELSVSLSGANRMKDLLILMESHPYKEIRSIIVYCKFQYETDMISKYLRDNNINAKGYHSGLPAKDRVRIQESFCSNKIRVVVATVAFGMGLDKGDVGAVIHFSVPGSLEEYVQEIGRAGRDGRLSYCHLFYDNETYLKLRSLSHSDGVDEYAVGKFLTHVFSTETKQHEKISSLVIESASLKFDMKEEVMQTILTHLELGEVQYLRMLPQLNVCCTLNFHKSSPNTLSARNTIVAAILKKSHVKQGLYVFDIPAVASSIFVATTNVLAEIQTLKMKGEVTYELKDPAFCYTILKYPREICSLSSHLTKWLTEIESCKVRKLDIMSSAAVAAINVSNTSELSFGAKQTLSLQSRILDYFNGDDKCDTPSKTTQNCAFLRADIKVFLQSNRQAKFTPRAIARIMHGVGSPAFPNSVWSKTHFWGRYMSVDFRVIMEAAQTELFNFVDRNAALAT